The following are from one region of the Neurospora crassa OR74A linkage group III, whole genome shotgun sequence genome:
- the pro-1 gene encoding pyrroline-5-carboxylate reductase — MAAPQVKSSSELTMAVLGCGTMGISILSGILSSLSSIAQDPSPPPTNPPALPRHFIATVRSPSSVAKVESALSPLVKPSVSTLRVLQSTSNVSAAAEADIILLGCKPYMVSGLLSASGMKDALTVKHTEGHARSQKIIISICAGVTVPDLERVLREDVGLSADNLPIVVRAMPNTASKIRESMTVINTVDPPLPDTVTELLTWIFERIGEVVYLPPHLMDACTSLCASGTAFFALMMEAAADGGVAMGLPRAEANRMAAQTMRGAAGLVLEGEHPAILREKVSTPGGCTIGGLLVLEEGGVRAAVARAVREATVVASLLGGGGAKNVNGTRH, encoded by the exons ATGGCTGCTCCTCAAGTAAAGAGCTCCTCCGAGCTCACCATGGCCGTTCTCGGCTGCG GAACGATGGGcatctccatcctctccggcatcctctcctccctttcctccatcgcccaagacccctctccaccacccaccaaccCCCCCGCCCTCCCGCGCCACTTCATCGCCACCGTGCGCTCCCCATCCTCCGTCGCCAAAGTCGAGTCCGCCCTCTCCCCGCTCGTCAAGCCCTCCGTTTCTACTCTGCGCGTCCTCCAATCCACCTCCAAcgtctccgccgccgccgaagccgacatcatcctcctcgggtGCAAGCCCTACATGGTCTCTGGCCTACTTTCCGCATCCGGCATGAAAGATGCTCTGACAGTCAAGCACACCGAAGGCCACGCGCGGTCCCAAAAGATCATCATTTCCATCTGCGCGGGCGTGACGGTTCCGGACCTGGAGCGGGTCTTGCGCGAGGACGTCGGACTGTCCGCTGATAACTTGCCGATTGTGGTGCGCGCGATGCCCAACACGGCCAGCAAGATCAGAGAGAGCATGACGGTTATCAACACGGTTGACCCCCCGCTGCCGGATACCGTCACGGAGCTGCTGACGTGGATTTTTGAGAGGATCGGCGAGGTCGTGTATTTGCCTCCGCACTTGATGGACGCGTGCACTTCTTTGTGTGCTTCGGGCACGGCGTTCTTCGCGCTGAtgatggaggcggcggcggatggAGGTGTGGCGATGGGGTTGCCTAGGGCGGAGGCGAACAGGATGGCGGCGCAGACCATGAGGGGTGCTGCTGGGCTCGTGCTGGAGGGAGAGCATCCGGCGATCTTGAGGGAGAAGGTGAGCACGCCGGGCGGGTGCACGATTGGcgggttgttggtgttggaagAGGGTGGGGTTAGAGCGGCGGTTGCGAGGGCGGTTAGGGAGGCGACGGTTGTTGCGAGCTtgttgggaggagggggagcgAAGAATGTCAATGGTACTAGGCATTAG
- the hat-1 gene encoding histone acetyltransferase type B catalytic subunit, whose translation MSGDDDWWTSSNEALLVSLVTPSDTGVKTLDTFHPEYTNNIFGEKEQIFGYKGLRINLQYNASDMLPNLKVSYKKKYQPTADEEALDINEVLSEFLPEIAFQKQSDFETRLKSIPDNWTPPGTLVTSFTNKDGEYEVYSGKITDPAVKQLLNRIQILVPFFVDGGTPIDMEDPDVDRWTIYFLYNKRPLLNQPDKFSYHFAGYSTLYRYYAFQPPAESESKTPTDTPTFSVDGDFDLDTLPCRTRISQFIIIPPFQQKGLGSRLYSIIYQQYLKHEPTIELTVEDPNEAFDDMRDLADLAFLSKQPEFQALKIDTSVEIPEEGKAPSNIVDQAAWEACRKKFKIVPRQFARVLEMYLMSQLPESVRPGLGAPEDEDYEEQSGRSKSKGHEKALPKPTPEDEHTYRLWMMLVKRRLYVHNRDALGQLELKERREELAKVFAGVEFDYARLLIKAEEQGKLAQADGETAGDQVPATPSAANGKRKLDEVEQAEGTAAASSKKAKVESGHA comes from the exons ATGAGCGGAGACGATGACT GGTGGACGTCTTCCAACGAGGCCCTCCTGGTCTCGCTCGTCACCCCCTCCGACACTGGCGTGAAAACACTGGACACGTTCCACCCAGAATACACAAACAACATCTTTGGCGAAAAAGAACAAATCTTTGGCTACAAGGGTCTGCGCATTAATCTGCAGTACAATGCCAGTGACATGCTGCCCAACCTCAAGGTGTCCTACAAGAAAAAGTACCAGCCCACAGCCGACGAAGAGGCCCTCGACATCAACGAGGTCCTGTCCGAGTTCCTCCCCGAAATCGCCTTCCAGAAGCAATCCGACTTCGAAACCCGGCTCAAGTCCATTCCCGACAACTGGACCCCGCCCGGAACTCTCGTCACAAGCTTCACCAACAAAGATGGGGAATACGAAGTGTACAGCGGCAAGATCACAGACCCTGCCGTCAAACAGCTCCTCAACCGCATCCAGATTCTCGTTCCCTTCTTTGTCGACGGAGGCACCCCTATCGACATGGAAGATCCCGACGTCGACCGATGGACAATCTATTTCCTCTACAACAAGCGTCCTCTTCTCAACCAACCCGACAAATTCTCCTACCATTTCGCTGGCTACAGTACCCTCTACCGATACTATGCCTTCCAACCACCCGCCGAGTCCGAATCCAAGACCCCGACCGATACCCCGACCTTCTCCGTCGACGGCGACTTCGACCTCGACACTCTCCCCTGCCGCACCCGCATCTCCCAGTTCATCATCATTCCGCCCTTCCAGCAAAAGGGCCTCGGCTCGCGCCTCTACAGTATTATTTATCAGCAATATCTTAAGCACGAGCCTACCATTGAGTTGACGGTGGAAGACCCCAACGAGGCCTTCGATGACATGCGCGATCTCGCCGACCTCGCATTCCTCAGCAAACAACCCGAGTTCCAAGCGCTCAAGATCGACACCAGCGTCGAGATTCCCGAGGAGGGCAAAGCACCCAGCAATATTGTCGACCAAGCAGCCTGGGAAGCCTGCCGAAAGAAGTTCAAGATCGTGCCTCGGCAGTTTGCCCGCGTGCTCGAGATGTACCTGATGTCCCAGCTCCCCGAGAGCGTCCGGCCAGGACTGGGCGCTCCCGAGGATGAGGACTACGAGGAGCAGAGCGGCAGAAGCAAGAGCAAGGGCCATGAAAAGGCCCTGCCAAAGCCCACCCCCGAAGACGAGCATACGTATAGGTTATGGATGATGCTCGTCAAGCGGAGGCTATACGTGCACAACAGGGACGCGCTGGGCCAGCTGGAGCTTAAGGAGCGCAGGGAGGAGCTGGCCAAGGTTTTTGCTGGTGTGGAGTTTGATTATGCTCGGTTGCTGATCAAGGCTGAGGAGCAGGGCAAGCTGGCTCAGGCTGATGGTGAGACTGCCGGTGATCAAGTGCCGGCTACTCCTTCTGCTGCTAATGGTAAGCGCAAGTTGGACGAGGTTGAGCAGGCGGAGGGAACAGCTGCTGCGTCGAGCAAAAAGGCCAAGGTCGAGAGCGGACATGCATAG
- a CDS encoding ZIP metal ion transporter, translating into MGNLLILLALCVVMALASFFAGALPLSLSLSQSQLRLISSIGVGILVGTSLIVIIPEGIEAVATTNTVQSAHSHNAAAARRSLTGVRGRSPVQTVNWHISGNHLEARDGNGDDIPHIKTHKIVTAEQILKSLHDKRDEEPKEDTKSSFQKSTNPTTEKHDDDHDHHENSLPTFQIGLSLTLGFALMFLIDRLPQHAFSSSSSSSPQTRHISLDNLETSSISESILEGRDGSSETDGFLSSFLSPSPKQARTLATTVGLVIHAAADGIAMGASATTEDMRLGLIIFVAIMVHKAPAAFGLTSVLLRQGLSKRAARGHLIVFSAAAPVGALVTYCIVELFLGGSGGQVAAEGSRGEQWWTGMLLLFSAGTFLYVAMHAMQEDSNSHDHHSSSNGYADGSSSQQRRQPKPLRDTMFTVLGMLLPLLTQFGHHH; encoded by the exons ATGGGCAACTTGCTCATCCTTTTGGCCCTCTGT GTGGTCATGGCCTTGGC TTCCTTCTTCGCCGGCGCACTCCCCCTATCCCTGAGCCTATCGCAATCTCAACTACGATTGATATCCAGCATCGGTGTTGGAATTCTTGTCGGCACTTccctcatcgtcatcatccccgAAGGCATCGAAGCGGTCGCGACAACCAATACCGTCCAGTCGGCACATTCGCAcaatgctgctgctgcgaggCGCAGTCTCACGGGGGTCAGAGGGAGATCCCCAGTACAAACAGTCAACTGGCACATCTCAGGGAACCATCTGGAAGCTAGGGACGGCAATGGCGACGACATCCCCCATATCAAGACACACAAGATCGTAACCGCCGAACAAATCCTCAAGAGCCTCCACGACAAAAGGGATGAAGAGCCAAAGGAAGACACAAAATCCAGCTTCCAAAAGTCCACTAACCCCACCACCGAAAAGCATGATGACGACCATGACCACCACGAGAACTCTCTTCCGACATTCCAGATCGGCCTGTCTCTGACCCTCGGCTTCGCCCTCATGTTCCTCATCGACCGCCTCCCGCAGCacgccttctcctcttcttcttcttcgagcCCGCAGACTCGACACATCTCCCTCGACAACCTCGagacctcctccatctccgaGTCCATTCTCGAAGGCCGTGACGGATCCTCCGAAACCGACGgcttcctctcttccttcctcagCCCCTCGCCGAAACAGGCCCGCACGCTAGCAACGACGGTGGGATTGGTAAtccacgccgccgccgacggcaTTGCCATGGGAGCCAGCGCCACCACGGAGGACATGCGTCTAGGATTGATCATCTTTGTGGCCATCATGGTGCACAAAGCCCCAGCAGCTTTTGGCTTGACGTCAGTTTTGCTAAGGCAGGGGCTGTCGAAGCGGGCGGCGAGGGGGCACTTGATTGTGTTCAGCGCCGCTGCCCCCGTAGGAGCGTTGGTGACGTATTGTATCGTCGAGTTATTCCtgggtggaagtggtgggcAGGTAGCTGCAGAAGGGAGCCGAGGCGAGCAGTGGTGGACGGgcatgttgttgctgttctcTGCGGGGACGTTCTT GTATGTGGCTATGCACGCCATGCAAGAAGACAGCAACTCCCACGACCATCACTCAAGCAGCAACGGGTACGCAGACGGAAGCAGTTCGCAGCAGAGGAGGCAGCCAAAGCCGCTGAGGGACACAATGTTTACTGTCTTGGGAATGCTATTACCGCTTCTCACGCAGTTTGGGCATCATCATTGA
- a CDS encoding putative mitochondrial 54S ribosomal protein MNP1, producing MSLSVRFAAQCAARQLRASTRASSSLLVQKRFESTAAPAANPKIAAIVDQISTLTLLETSELVSSLKSRLNIPDLPVGGFAAAAPAAAPAAAPAEEEEAAPAAAEKTLFTLKLEKFDAAAKPKVIKEVKNLLGLSLVESKKFVESAPKVMKESVPKEDAEKIVAAMKELGATVTMD from the exons ATGTCTCTCTCGGTTCGCTTCGCCGCGCAATGCGCCGCCCGCCAGCTCCGCGCATCCACCCGGGCCTCGAgctccctcctcgtccagaAGCGCTTCGAGTCCACCGCCGCCCCTGCCGCCAACCCCAAGATCGCCGCCATTGTTGACCAGATCAGCACCCTGACTCTCCTCGAGACCTCGGAGCTTGTGTCCAGCCTCAAG TCCCGCCTCAACATCCCCGATCTCCCCGTCGGTGGtttcgccgctgccgcccccgccgctgcccccgccgccgctcccgctgaggaggaggaggccgcccctgccgctgccgagaAGACGCTGTTCACGCTCAAGCTCGAGAAGTtcgacgccgccgccaagccCAAGGTCATCAAGGAGGTCAAGAACCTGCTCGGCCTCTCCCTAGTAGAGTCCAAGAAGTTCGTCGAGAGCGCGCCCAAGGTCATGAAGGAGTCGGTACCAAAGGAGGATGCCGAGAAGATTGTCGCCGCCATGAAGGAGCTCGGCGCCACCGTCACCATGGACTAA